From the Anolis sagrei isolate rAnoSag1 chromosome 12, rAnoSag1.mat, whole genome shotgun sequence genome, one window contains:
- the LOC132764350 gene encoding RNA-binding protein 14-like, translating to MQAGVKVFVGNVPEETSQVELRDLFQAVEPGAVLKVALMKQFAFVHLRDEAAAERAISKLNGQLVHGHRVVVEHSRPRPTHTVKVFVGNVSAACTSGELRALFQEYGPVVECDIVKDYAFVHMEKDEDAAAAIEHLNGREVKGRRINVELSNKAHKRGPTAVGAQLGLGGEKHKIPTIEKLQVRNEGVRPGNLAFPMAASSYSSLEYDYQQQQQRLGNSGLSKFDSQDSQAASYFGRDRSPIRRSPTRSGYVVPLTAQSAAYRDQPSASLGTAYRDQPTAALGMAYRPQPTTGQAAMYRAQPSTLHGSAYKSQSSVSLGTSGAQSAASALSAYNAQAAAYNAQAAASQVASYEAQTMASYTAAYGAQAAATYAASYGAQAAAFPATYGAQSAASQAALYSAHPLSAQSASYGVQPAVGHATASYGAQAASALPAAYGAQSAATLAAAYGMQDAAAASYKASVPSAYRTTVEAAYAAQQSASVPLAAGYKAQQAYNALAQTAQQVMPSSGMLQSEAAGLHPLYERTRLSPPRVSREDLYRKAAAMINKRYSTELSDDRRLAELSDFRHLADSPHAYRHSPTKSHLDYRRLPEMQSDYARYAGAYGDYLRSAQLQMHASYQRRL from the exons ATGCAGGCGGGGGTGAAGGTCTTCGTGGGCAACGTGCCTGAGGAGACGTCCCAGGTGGAGCTGCGAGACCTCTTCCAGGCGGTGGAGCCCGGCGCGGTGCTCAAAGTGGCCCTCATGAAGCAGTTCGCCTTCGTGCACCTGCGCGACGAGGCCGCCGCCGAGCGGGCCATCTCCAAGCTCAACGGGCAGCTCGTCCACGGGCACCGCGTCGTCGTCGAGCACTCCCGCCCGCGCCCCACACACACCGTCAAGGTCTTCGTCGGAAACGTCTCCGCCGCCTGCACCAGCGGGGAGCTCCGCGCCCTCTTCCAGGAGTACGGCCCCGTCGTCGAGTGCGACATCGTCAAAG ACTATGCGTTCGTTCACATGGAGAAGGACGAGGACGCTGCGGCCGCCATTGAACATCTTAATGGAAGGGAAGTCAAAGGAAGACGAATTAATGTCGAACTCTCAAATAAAGCTCATAAAAGGGGCCCGACCGCCGTCGGGGCCCAGCTGGGTCTCGGAGGCGAAAAGCACAAAATACCAACGATAGAGAAACTCCAAGTCCGGAATGAAGGCGTGAGGCCTGGCAATCTGGCTTTCCCAATGGCGGCATCGTCTTATTCCTCACTTGAGTATGAttaccagcagcagcagcagcgcctgGGAAACAGTGGTTTATCCAAATTTGACTCCCAAGACAGTCAGGCCGCTTCCTATTTTGGAAGGGATCGGAGCCCCATTCGGCGCTCCCCCACCAGATCAGGCTACGTGGTCCCCCTGACAGCCCAGTCAGCCGCTTACAGAGACCAGCCTTCCGCCTCCCTGGGAACGGCCTACAGAGACCAGCCCACAGCAGCCCTTGGCATGGCCTACAGGCCCCAGCCAACCACTGGGCAGGCAGCAATGTACAGAGCCCAACCCTCAACCCTGCATGGCAGTGCATATAAGTCCCAGTCCTCTGTTTCTCTGGGAACTTCGGGTGCCCAGTCAGCAGCCTCGGCCCTCTCTGCCTACAATGCCCAGGCAGCTGCCTACAATGCCCAAGCAGCCGCGTCCCAAGTGGCTTCTTATGAGGCGCAGACCATGGCTTCATACACAGCTGCGTATGGAGCACAGGCTGCTGCGACGTATGCGGCTTCCTATGGGGCccaagctgctgcatttcctgcaACGTACGGGGCTCAGTCTGCAGCCAGCCAGGCAGCGTTGTACAGTGCCCATCCTCTCTCGGCCCAGTCCGCTTCATACGGCGTCCAGCCCGCGGTTGGCCATGCCACGGCTTCCTATGGGGCCCAGGCCGCCTCTGCTCTCCCTGCTGCGTATGGGGCCCAGTCTGCTGCGACTCTGGCGGCTGCTTACGGTATGCAGGATGCAGCTGCTGCTTCTTATAAAGCCTCGGTGCCGTCCGCCTACAGAACAACAGTCGAGGCCGCCTACGCTGCGCAGCAGTCCGCTTCCGTTCCCTTGGCAGCGGGTTACAAAGCCCAGCAGGCATACAATGCGCTGGCTCAGACGGCGCAGCAGGTGATGCCCTCTTCAGGAATGCTCCAGTCTGAAGCCGCTGGCCTCCACCCGTTGTATGAACGCACGCGCCTGTCCCCACCACGTGTGAGCCGCGAAGACCTCTACCGGAAGGCAGCTGCGATGATAAATAAGAG GTACAGTACCGAACTCTCAGATGACCGCCGTTTAGCTGAACTCTCTGATTTCCGCCATTTAGCGGACTCCCCCCATGCGTACCGCCACTCGCCGACAAAGTCTCATCTGGATTATCGCCGCCTCCCAGAAATGCAATCCGATTATGCCCGTTACGCGGGGGCCTATGGCGATTATTTGCGCAGCGCACAGCTGCAGATGCATGCTAGTTACCAGCGCCGCTTGTAG